A genomic region of Pseudopipra pipra isolate bDixPip1 chromosome W, bDixPip1.hap1, whole genome shotgun sequence contains the following coding sequences:
- the LOC135404905 gene encoding uncharacterized protein LOC135404905 — protein sequence MAPAVPLCRAGPPRPRPWAARRGLALARLPARRLWRCWALLWGWLWDGLGLAAPWLRLARARRLPGPAGAAGAAAAAASSAASPARAPPLASPAAGSEPPLPAAAGEARPGPLEGRSGAVPGPGPNADGHVSPAPKAKEPLHERYRLHSLLGSGGFGRVYAGTCLADGAPVSAAGGGEGGEGGEGGGGGGGGGGGGRDGRRAQPALPLGLQVAIKAVSRDGIRRWGELPDGTRAPLEIVLLDKVSNGFPGVIQLLEWFELPSGFLLVMEHPEPSQDLSRLLRAWGFLPEEMAWGLFRQVLQAVRHCTSCGVLHRDIKPQNILLHLASGEAKLLDFGCGTFLKDTVYTQFAGEPTAGGCSWCRASHGHARVWQWRLPLWLRGNRISSSAKLLLDGAGGYCETGPGLGDSLCHPPCPGLGLGQGGASLTKTPVRVAEKGVRTVHQLAWCAGEEGLGLLCSPCLPWLMMNCWGQCSGAGRRHGFSPPLGTLSYSPPEWIYLKRYHGEEATIWSLGILLYQMVCGKHPFRKGPNTIWAQLPFPARVSPGRIDGEVWAQL from the exons ATGGCCCCGGCCGTTCCCCtgtgccgggcggggccgccccgtcccCGGCCCTGGGCGGCCCGGCGCGGTCTCGCCCTCGCCCGGCTCCCGGCGCGCCGGTTGTGGCGCTGCTGGGcgctcctgtggggctggctgtgggacgggctCGGCCTCGCCGCCCCTTGGCTCCGCCTGGCTCGAGCCCGGCgcctgccggggccggcgggggccgcgggcgccgcggccgctgccgcctcctcgGCGGCTTCCCCGGCCAGAGCTCCGCCGCTCGCCAGCCCGGCCGCCGGCAgcgagccgccgctgcccgctgcGGCTGGGgaagcccggcccgggccgcttGAGGGGCGCtcgggggccgtgccgggccccggccCCAACGCTGACGGCCACGTCTCGCCCGCACCGAAGGCCAAGGAGCCGCTGCACGAGCGCTACCGGCTGCATTCGCTGCTGGGCAGCGGCGGCTTCGGCCGCGTCTACGCGGGGACCTGCCTGGCGGACGGAGCCCCGGtgagtgcagcaggaggaggagaaggaggagaaggaggagaaggaggaggaggaggaggaggaggaggaggaggagggcgggacgggcggcgagCTCAACCCGCCCTTCCCCTCGGCTTGCAGGTGGCCATCAAAGCCGTGTCCCGGGATGGCATCCGGCGCTGGGGCGAGCTG CCTGACGGCACCCGGGCCCCCCTGGAGATCGTGCTGCTGGACAAGGTGTCCAATGGCTTCCCTGGTGTCatccagctcctggagtggTTCGAGCTCCCCAGCGGGTTCCTGTTGGTGATGGAGCATCCGGAGCCGTCTCAGGACCTCTCTCGCTTACTGAGGGCGTGGGGGTTCCTGCCGGAGGAGATGGCGTGGGGGCTGTTCCGCCAGGTGCTGCAGGCCGTGCGGCACTGCACCAGCTGCGGCGTCCTGCACCGGGACATCAAGCCCCAGAACATCCTCCTCCACCTGGCCAGCGGCGAGGCCAAGCTCCTGGACTTTGGATGTGGCACCTTCCTTAAGGACACGGTCTACACCCAGTTTGCAGGTGAGCCCACAGCCGGGGGATGCTCCTGGTGCCGGGCATCGCATGGCCATGCCCGGGTGTGGCAGTGGAGATTGCCCCTTTGGCTGAGGGGGAACAGGATTAGTTCTTCAGCCAAGTTGCttttggatggggctgggggttaCTGTGAGACAGGCCCCGGCCTTGGCGAcagcctgtgccacccaccctgTCCCGGGCTGggtctggggcaggggggagccaGCCTGACCAAAACCCCCGTGAGGGTAGCAGAGAAGGGGGTCAGAACTGTGCACCAGCTGGCTTGGTGTGCAGGCGAGGAAGGGCTTGGGCTGCTCTGCTCGCCTTGTTTGCCTTGGCTTATGATGAATTGTTGGGGGCAGTGCagtggggcagggagaaggcacggcttttccccaccactgg GAACACTGTCATACAGCCCGCCAGAGTGGATCTACCTCAAGCGCTACCACGGCGAGGAGGCGACCATCTggtccctgggcatcctgctctACCAGATGGTCTGCGGGAAGCACCCTTTCCGCAAAGGCCCCAACACCATCTGGGCCCAGCTCCCGTTCCCAGCACGGGTCTCTCCAG GGAGAATCGATGGAGAAGtttgggcacagctctga